In Candidatus Hydrogenedentota bacterium, a single window of DNA contains:
- a CDS encoding sigma-54-dependent Fis family transcriptional regulator, with amino-acid sequence MSSTTYHILVTEDDRVQRAIISDILEMNGYQVYRCASGEEALEQITEHPIDVLLTDLKMPGIDGLELMTRVKQSIPEIDVVIMTAHATVKTAVTAIKEGAADYLDKPFDKDELLHVIGRTCERHTLRCQNILLTRLIDDSIALGNIVGKSTVMREVFERTRRAVNVSSTVLIQGESGTGKELIARHIHFSGPRSKKAFIVVNCAAIPDSLVESELFGHEKGAFTGAETARQGKFELANGGTLFLDEIGDMRLESQAKLLRVLQDGVIERVGGSKSYTVDVRTIVATNRNLRQCVAEGSFRQDLYYRLEVLSIPLPPLRDRMDDLPLLISHFRDKLAKKLNMDPPMISSEVVDAFRKYRWPGNVRELEHTLEEMFILSPGTTLERSSLPEKLLAAEEQPADILLPSGGLILEKVEQELIQQALERSGGSIKEAAELLGLSYKTLQYRLKKYEIERNPS; translated from the coding sequence ATGAGCTCAACGACCTATCACATTCTTGTAACAGAAGATGACCGTGTACAACGTGCCATCATCTCCGATATTCTCGAGATGAATGGATATCAGGTGTACCGCTGTGCCTCGGGAGAAGAGGCGCTGGAACAGATAACAGAACATCCCATTGACGTGTTGCTTACTGATCTGAAAATGCCGGGCATAGACGGTCTAGAACTCATGACACGGGTCAAACAAAGCATTCCGGAAATCGACGTGGTCATTATGACCGCTCATGCCACCGTGAAAACAGCGGTGACCGCTATCAAAGAAGGAGCGGCCGATTATCTCGATAAGCCCTTCGACAAAGACGAACTGCTGCATGTGATCGGGCGCACCTGTGAGCGGCACACCTTGCGCTGTCAGAACATATTGTTGACGCGGCTTATTGATGATTCTATTGCGCTGGGGAACATTGTCGGTAAAAGTACGGTCATGCGTGAAGTCTTCGAACGGACACGGCGCGCCGTCAACGTGTCCAGCACCGTTTTAATACAAGGCGAATCGGGAACGGGCAAGGAATTGATCGCCCGTCACATCCATTTTTCAGGGCCTCGTTCCAAGAAAGCCTTCATCGTCGTGAATTGTGCGGCGATTCCCGACAGCTTGGTGGAATCTGAACTTTTTGGACACGAGAAAGGAGCTTTCACCGGCGCGGAAACGGCACGGCAAGGGAAATTCGAACTCGCCAACGGCGGCACCCTCTTCTTAGACGAGATCGGCGATATGCGCCTCGAAAGCCAGGCGAAATTATTGCGTGTCCTGCAAGACGGCGTTATTGAACGGGTCGGCGGCAGCAAATCCTATACGGTTGATGTGCGCACCATTGTGGCTACCAATAGGAATTTGCGCCAATGTGTCGCCGAGGGCAGTTTCCGCCAAGACCTCTATTATCGGCTGGAAGTACTGTCCATCCCGCTGCCGCCGCTGCGCGATCGGATGGACGATCTGCCTCTTCTCATCAGTCATTTCCGAGATAAGCTCGCCAAAAAACTGAATATGGATCCGCCCATGATCAGTTCGGAGGTGGTCGATGCCTTCCGTAAATATCGATGGCCCGGCAATGTGCGCGAATTGGAACACACCTTGGAAGAGATGTTTATTCTATCGCCGGGCACGACCCTGGAGCGCAGTTCCCTTCCCGAAAAGCTTCTAGCCGCCGAAGAACAGCCCGCCGATATTCTATTGCCTTCCGGAGGACTGATCCTCGAAAAAGTAGAACAAGAACTCATCCAACAGGCTTTGGAACGTTCCGGCGGCAGCATCAAAGAAGCAGCAGAATTATTGGGGCTATCCTATAAAACCCTCCAATACCGCTTGAAAAAATACGAGATAGAAAGAAACCCCTCCTAA
- a CDS encoding HAMP domain-containing protein, translating into MARRSEKGTVETPQPVPPVIGVPWYRSLFFRVVILCTVLLFCLFASVIVITRHFVQETLRQMESRAMDIAHSLEIRFEEEDDVGYDTLETELMDLYKGVDIKLDDAEGTTHAASFTLQHLPGGAIERVARVPMINKERPVLMTVSMIVQPQTEIVRAFRNRYMVILMVVFILDLALMIYFIAKALRPLGRLSEKCAAISRGHLEAVSTRGGSGEILALEKTFNDMVDSLREKEIMEGKLRQAQRLSALGNLAAGIAHDIRNPLNAIKLLSCHAQDSLGDENPLAEKSLHTIRDEVDRLEDIVSNFLSLAQETELKPEYFEVDILLEECLHLFKQDAAFRNIHLSSDLNARGLVLYLDPKQWKRAILNILLNALESCPAGGRVRLLSRSTDTECEIEIRDDGPGIPKETLEQVFDPYFTTKPGGTGLGLSITRGIVEGHGGSIDVTGSRDWGCQVLIKVPLHHSVNTKKTTA; encoded by the coding sequence ATGGCCAGAAGAAGCGAAAAGGGCACTGTAGAAACGCCGCAGCCTGTCCCCCCTGTCATCGGTGTCCCTTGGTACCGGTCCCTCTTTTTCAGGGTCGTCATTTTATGCACCGTTCTCTTGTTCTGCCTCTTCGCCTCGGTCATTGTGATTACGCGCCACTTTGTGCAAGAGACCTTGCGGCAAATGGAAAGCCGCGCAATGGATATTGCCCACAGCCTTGAAATCCGCTTTGAAGAGGAAGACGACGTCGGCTATGACACCTTAGAAACGGAGCTCATGGATTTGTATAAAGGGGTGGATATCAAGCTTGACGACGCAGAAGGCACGACCCACGCCGCCTCTTTTACCTTGCAGCATTTGCCCGGCGGCGCCATTGAACGGGTCGCACGGGTGCCCATGATCAATAAAGAACGCCCTGTTTTGATGACCGTGTCCATGATCGTTCAGCCGCAAACAGAAATAGTCCGTGCTTTTCGTAACCGCTACATGGTCATCCTTATGGTGGTCTTTATTCTTGATCTGGCGTTGATGATTTATTTTATTGCCAAAGCCTTGCGTCCCTTGGGGCGGCTGTCTGAAAAATGTGCAGCCATAAGCCGCGGCCACCTTGAAGCAGTGAGCACACGAGGCGGCTCCGGCGAAATACTCGCCCTCGAAAAAACCTTTAATGATATGGTGGATAGCCTGCGTGAAAAAGAGATCATGGAAGGAAAACTCCGTCAGGCACAGCGTCTTTCTGCACTGGGTAATCTCGCGGCAGGTATTGCCCATGATATCCGCAACCCGTTGAATGCGATCAAATTGTTATCCTGCCATGCCCAAGATTCGTTGGGTGATGAGAACCCCTTGGCAGAAAAGTCGCTCCATACCATCCGCGATGAAGTGGATCGTCTGGAAGATATCGTTTCCAATTTTTTGTCATTAGCGCAAGAAACAGAATTGAAACCTGAATATTTTGAAGTAGATATTTTATTGGAAGAATGTCTGCATCTTTTCAAACAAGATGCCGCGTTCCGAAACATCCATTTGAGCAGTGACTTGAACGCGCGCGGCTTGGTTTTGTACCTTGACCCCAAACAATGGAAACGGGCTATTTTAAATATTCTCTTAAATGCCTTGGAATCTTGTCCTGCCGGGGGCCGGGTCAGACTGCTCTCACGCAGCACCGATACAGAATGCGAAATAGAAATTCGTGACGACGGACCCGGCATACCCAAAGAAACGCTCGAACAGGTCTTTGATCCCTATTTCACGACTAAGCCGGGCGGCACCGGCCTCGGCCTTTCCATCACGCGGGGCATCGTGGAAGGTCACGGCGGCAGTATCGACGTGACCGGCTCCCGGGATTGGGGCTGTCAGGTGCTGATCAAAGTTCCCTTACATCATTCCGTAAACACTAAAAAGACAACAGCATGA
- a CDS encoding uracil-DNA glycosylase, with amino-acid sequence MTASDDGDSLEKIAEEVAACQRCPLHETRLNTVPGEGHPRAKIVFVGEAPGASEDKQGRPFVGRAGQLLTDIISKGMKMSRDDVYICNVLKCRPPDNRNPNPDEVSACEPYLQRQLALLQPRVICALGAVAAHCLLKRDDPLGSMRGKWHEYQGIPLRVTYHPAYLLRQPDKKQQTWEDIKAILRYLEEHA; translated from the coding sequence ATCACGGCATCAGACGACGGAGACAGCCTCGAAAAGATCGCCGAGGAAGTGGCGGCTTGTCAGCGCTGCCCCCTCCATGAAACACGGCTGAATACGGTGCCCGGTGAGGGACATCCCAGAGCGAAAATCGTTTTTGTGGGCGAGGCACCGGGCGCTTCAGAAGATAAACAAGGCCGTCCTTTTGTGGGCAGAGCGGGGCAATTGCTCACCGATATTATCTCGAAGGGCATGAAAATGAGCCGCGACGATGTGTATATTTGCAATGTACTGAAATGCCGCCCGCCCGACAACCGCAATCCCAATCCCGATGAAGTTTCCGCCTGCGAACCCTATCTCCAACGGCAGTTGGCGCTCCTGCAGCCCCGCGTCATCTGTGCCTTAGGCGCTGTGGCGGCCCATTGTTTACTCAAAAGAGATGACCCCCTCGGCAGTATGCGCGGGAAATGGCATGAATACCAAGGTATCCCCTTGCGCGTGACCTATCACCCCGCCTATTTACTGCGTCAGCCCGATAAAAAGCAGCAAACCTGGGAGGATATTAAAGCAATCCTCCGCTACCTTGAGGAACATGCGTGA
- the nikR gene encoding nickel-responsive transcriptional regulator NikR, translated as MRKLMRVSFTIEESLYQEMEKLVQEGNYANRSEWIRDLVRERLVKDSWKNNEEAVGTITLVYEHERRDLSGRLTQLQHSHHHAILATTHVHLTHDLCVEMVMARGRAQIIESLADEMRCQKGVLHVSVSMSTTGKRLV; from the coding sequence ATGAGAAAGTTAATGCGCGTCAGTTTCACCATTGAAGAAAGCCTCTATCAGGAAATGGAAAAACTGGTGCAAGAAGGCAATTATGCGAACCGTTCAGAGTGGATCCGCGATTTGGTACGGGAGCGTTTGGTCAAGGACTCGTGGAAAAATAATGAGGAGGCAGTGGGAACTATTACCTTGGTATATGAACACGAACGCCGCGACCTCTCCGGCAGACTCACCCAATTGCAGCACAGCCATCATCATGCTATTTTAGCCACAACCCACGTGCATCTGACCCATGATCTATGCGTGGAAATGGTCATGGCGCGGGGCCGTGCGCAAATTATCGAATCGCTCGCCGATGAGATGCGCTGCCAAAAAGGCGTGCTCCATGTCTCGGTTTCGATGAGCACCACAGGCAAACGTCTGGTATAA
- a CDS encoding DUF4097 domain-containing protein, which produces MLKSVLTATLIAIAIQIFTVGLLASKLPREVLPPGIRAERSYTFAPKTLLHLKSTDGAVRVYPSETASVIQIEARIRTYVTTAAQLPDAESYVESLVAIRESDESLYIVTEPEDRPDFVDLHVHYRITLPLGMNVIVEVDNGNVRVGEGCNQVTIDGNNTDVDVQYPEGRSSVKTINGRINVVGCKDDAFLETVNGSIITSLFKGSIQASTVTGSITTTLLDQKIHSCDLTSLNGSITLVLPELMSVNVHASTEQGAIRSDPALLPARTVERRREILGSLGNGETKISLHSMNGDVILQRSVL; this is translated from the coding sequence ATGCTTAAAAGTGTGTTAACCGCCACCTTGATCGCGATTGCAATACAAATTTTCACGGTCGGTTTATTGGCGTCAAAATTGCCCCGAGAGGTCTTGCCGCCCGGAATTAGGGCGGAACGCAGTTATACTTTTGCCCCCAAGACGCTCTTGCATCTCAAGAGTACAGACGGGGCGGTGCGCGTGTATCCTTCAGAAACGGCTTCCGTCATACAAATTGAGGCGCGTATCCGCACCTACGTAACCACGGCGGCCCAGCTGCCCGACGCTGAAAGTTATGTGGAGTCTTTGGTTGCCATTCGTGAATCGGATGAGTCGCTCTATATTGTGACAGAACCGGAAGACCGCCCGGATTTTGTTGATCTCCACGTCCATTACCGCATTACGCTGCCTTTAGGTATGAATGTCATCGTGGAAGTGGATAACGGCAATGTGCGCGTTGGTGAAGGCTGTAATCAGGTGACGATTGACGGGAATAACACCGATGTGGATGTGCAATATCCGGAGGGGCGGAGCAGCGTAAAAACCATTAATGGCCGCATCAATGTGGTGGGCTGCAAGGACGATGCCTTTCTGGAAACCGTCAATGGCAGCATTATTACCAGCCTTTTTAAAGGCTCTATACAGGCTTCGACAGTGACCGGATCCATTACGACCACACTTCTGGATCAGAAAATTCATAGCTGCGACTTGACCTCACTGAACGGAAGTATTACACTAGTACTGCCGGAGCTGATGTCGGTGAACGTTCATGCGTCCACCGAACAGGGCGCTATCCGAAGCGATCCCGCGTTGTTGCCTGCGCGTACCGTGGAGCGACGCCGCGAAATCCTCGGAAGCCTTGGCAACGGCGAAACGAAAATATCCCTTCATTCTATGAATGGAGATGTCATCCTGCAAAGGAGTGTTCTATGA
- a CDS encoding sigma-70 family RNA polymerase sigma factor, whose product MTREAAVKTYLEGLDDPSKVLSDVELVRKSQSGDRDAFSELVRRHQHLVYNVAYRFMRDATQAEDQAQESFIKAYRLLKGFRGDCSFSTWMYRVTATTCLTELNKRKKRAEVELIDESFSHTSDTEHQPTVKDRKEHIRRCVRLLPDRYATVVTLYYLKGISYLEIAETLGVPEGTLKTWMFRARKMLRKIVEKELSKDDIQFHSPR is encoded by the coding sequence ATGACTAGAGAAGCTGCTGTAAAAACCTACCTTGAAGGTCTAGACGATCCATCAAAGGTTTTGAGCGATGTAGAATTGGTTCGGAAATCCCAGTCCGGTGATCGAGACGCTTTTTCTGAATTGGTTCGCAGACACCAGCATTTGGTGTATAACGTTGCGTACCGCTTTATGCGCGATGCGACACAGGCGGAAGACCAAGCGCAAGAATCTTTTATAAAAGCCTATAGACTCTTGAAAGGCTTCCGCGGTGATTGCAGTTTTAGTACGTGGATGTACCGTGTTACGGCGACCACATGTCTGACCGAATTAAACAAACGAAAAAAACGGGCGGAAGTGGAACTTATTGATGAGAGCTTCAGTCATACGAGTGATACGGAACATCAGCCGACGGTGAAAGACAGGAAAGAACATATTCGGCGTTGTGTACGCTTGTTGCCCGACCGCTATGCCACCGTCGTGACGCTGTATTACCTCAAAGGTATTTCATACCTTGAGATCGCAGAGACCTTGGGTGTTCCTGAAGGCACGTTGAAAACATGGATGTTTCGGGCAAGAAAAATGTTGCGTAAAATCGTGGAAAAGGAATTAAGCAAGGATGACATACAATTCCACTCCCCTAGATGA